AGGGGATGAACCTGCAGCCATCAGCGGCTTAGTACGCACCGGTCTTGGTGTTGCCTTTTTACCAATTGCAGCACAAAAGGAATTACCCCCACTGACGCTTCTCCATATTGAAGAGCCCGTTTGCCAATGGACGCCTCATTTAGTGTGGAATGAAAAACACTACTTATCACTTGCTGCACAAACGTTTCGCGAGTTTGTTGCACAACATTATGCTCAAGTAAAACTGTAAATTGTAACAAAAAAGAAGAGGCTGTATAACTACAATGTTATACAGCCTCTTCTTTCGTTTCATTTTAATGATTACATCGCTTCCGAATCCCACTCATGCTCTTGCTGAACAAATACAACACCTAATTCATGATGTCCCCCGGCGTATAACGCCGTTTGAGCAAGACGAAGCTCACCATTTGTATCTACTACTTCTAATTTACAAAACGCCCCTGTCGTCTTCGTTTGAAGCGCATCATAAAACTCTTCGGTACTTCTTGGAATGACTCCATTTACTTTCGTAATAACTTCTCCAGGCTTTAAATTCATCTCCGCCCCAATTGTATTCGGAATTGTATCTAACACAACAAGTCCATCATTACGTGCTGCAAAGTATGCTGGTCTTTTCTCGTCTGCAATCTTCTCTTGCATCGAGATTGTAAAGCGCCCAAGCATTGCGACTCCCATCGCGATAATTGCGAGTACGTGCCACCAGTAACTTGCGACACCTAAAACGAGTACGAGCCCTGCTAATCCATAGACACGTCTTCCTGTAAATAATAAAGCTTCAGTCGGCTCATAACTTCTAACCTTTCTCATAAATCCAATTAAAAATGGAACGAGGAATAAAGAGTATGTAGTCGAACCTATTGAAACGACAGGCCACCAAGAAATAAATCCTGTCACCGCGTCTCCTGGTATAAGAATAAATACTGGTACAAGCCATAAACGATTTGATTCATGTAGTCCAATTCTCAAACCACGCTTACCCTTTTTAATTTTCGGCGTAGAATATCGCACTGCATTTTTAGAGATTAATAACCCCTCTACAACGAGCATAACGCCTAGTAAAATAGCAAGGGATACAATCGTACCCTCTTCACCTTCTCCAAGCTGTAAGAAGGAAACTGGCATCTTAGACGATAACAACACGAGTGCAATAGCGATTCCGAAAGTATAAGCTACAGATAAATATCGATACATAGCAGTTAATCCGAATAATAACGTCCAAAGTAAAATTGCCCATAAACTCGCTTTTGAAACAACAAGCCCAAGCCCAATCGTAATAATAGATACGATTAATCCGTACCCCATACCAGCAAATAGAGTTGTTCGTAGTTCAAACCAAATATCATATACTTTAAAAGAAAAATCTTTTCGTTCTCGTAATATACGTAAGTATCCAACGAAGATACTACTAATTAAAAATACATAGACAGCAGGGTGTAAGAAAAAACGTCCAACTGCTCGTAGTATTTCAAAAATCCATGCCTCCACGAATTCATTCACCACCATTTATATCATTCTTTCTTTTTATCTTATCATAACTAAAGAAACGTTTGTTTAACACATAAAAAAAATACAGGCATCAAAGTGCCTGTATTTTTTCTTATTTCGCTATTAATTTTAATGCCGTTTGTAATTGTAAATCATTTTCTCCAGAACGAATCTTTTCAATAATTTTATTTTGAAGCGCTTCAGCTGTCTTTTTATCGAGTTGTCCTGTTGCTTCCATCTCATTCGCATTTTGGAATGCTTTTAGTGCTGATTCTGTCTCTTTGCTAAAGTATCCATCTTCACGTCCTGGTACATATCCTAAGCTCTTAAGCATTTCTTGCGCATGTTTTACTTGTACATCATTTGAATTGTATGAGAGTGTCTTTTCAATTTGAATTGGTGTCGCATGATAATAATCTGGTTGCTTCACTTCTACAGTTGGCGCGATTCCTTTTTTATGAATCCAATTGCCATCTGGTGTTAACCATTTAAACATTGTTAATTTAATATTGCTACCATCTTTAAATGGAACAGCTTGTTGGACAGTACCTTTACCAAACGTTTTTTCACCAATTAAATCGTATCCTTCTCCCTCTTTTAGCGCACCCGCTAAAATCTCTGAAGCAGAAGCACTTCCATTATCAATTAATACTGAAATTGGATATGGCTTTCTTTCTTTCAATTCCGTAGAGAATTTCTTCTTCTCACCATTTCGCTGTTCTACTTGTAGCATTGGCTTTTTATCTGTCATGATGTCTCCTAGTATGTCTTCTACACTATTTAAATAGCCACCAGGATTGCCACGTACGTCAATAACTAAGCCTGCTATATGTTTCTTCTCTAACTCTTTTAACTGATCCTTAAATTCTTTCGCAGTATTTTCAGCAAAAGAAGTAATTTGCATATAACCGATGTCTTTTCCGCTCTCTTGCTTTACTGAACTAAATACAGTGAAAATCGGAATCTTTTCACGCTTAATTTTAAATACTATCGGATCAGCCACTCCTGCGCGCTTAATTTCAATTGCAACAGTCGTTCCTTTTTTACCACGAATTTTTAATACTGCTTCTTCACGTGATAAATCTTTCACACTATTTCCATCTACAGATAAAATTTGGTCATTCGGTTTAATTCCTATCTTTTCTGCTGGTGAACCTTTAATTGGCGATACGATAATAAGCTTACCGTCCGTTTTGTTCACTTCAGCTCCAATCCCTTCAAGTTCAGGATCTAGTGATTGACTAAACTGTTTTGCCGTTTCTTTATCCATATACGTGGAATAAGGGTCCTTCAGCGTAGACAACATGCCTTGTATTGCACCTTCAACTAACTTGTCGTCCTTCACGTCTTCCACATAACGTGAATCAATTAGTGCATACGCCTCATTAATTTTTGCCAAATTCCCTTGCGCTGTGCCAGCATTACCATTCGATACTGTTTGCGTTACATACGCTGGGTTTATCCCAAACCAGTACATACCACCAAACATCCCGCCAGCACCAATTAAAAATGCAACAACCATTCCAATAATTGCAACTCTACGTTTCAATGCGGAATTCCCCTTTCCAGAACACACAGGTGGTGTAGCAAAAGGCATCACACGATGTGTGATGCCTTTACCTATTTCTACTATATGATAAGCTTGTACGAATTATGTTTGCAACTTTTTATACTTTTAAGAAGCGACGAATTGACATTACACTTCCCCACATACCGATTAATGCACCGATTAACACTAATAAACCAGCTAATTGGAATACGAATGGGTTGTATGGTAGAAGCTCGAAAATTGTTCCTCCAAGTTTTTCATTAAACACACCTTGCAATGAATTATATATAACTAAAATTAGGCCAATTGGAATAATTGATCCTAATACTCCTAGGAATAATCCCTCTAACAAGAACGGCCAACGAATAAACCAGTTTGTTGCACCAACAAGTTTCATAATTTCAATCTCAGTACTACGAGCATAAATTGTAATTTTAATTGTGTTAGAGATTAAGAACATCGCTGTGAATAGAAGACCAGCAATTAACGCAATCCCGATGTTACGACCAGTTTTTACAGTATCAAATAATTTTTCAACTTGACCTTTACCGTATTGAACATTACTTACAAACTGCATTTTCTCAATCTTTTTCGCAATCGCCGCTGTATCTGTTGGTTCTTTCGCCTTTACAACAAATACATCTTTCAGTGGGTTATCTTGCTCAAATAACTCGAACGTTTTTCCACTATCGCCTAAGCTTTTAATTAAACGTTTCAACTCTTCTTCTTTAGAAGAATATTTAATAGAATCTACTTTCGCAATTTTACTCATATCTTCTTCTAATTTCTTTTGATCAGCTTCTTTTGCTGCCGGATCAATATGCACACGAATTTCTACATCTTGCTCTACTTTCGTCGCAAAATGGTTCATATTCATAATCGCTGCCAAAAAGACGCCTACAAGTAATAACGTAACTGTTACTGCACTTACAGAAGCAAATGTCATCCATCCGTTACGGGATAGATTTTTCACACCTTCTCGCAAATGTCGACTAAGGGTTTTAGCCTTCATATCCGTATCCTCCCTCAATCTCGTCTCGAACAATTTTTCCGCCTTCAATTGCAATTACACGATGACGAATTGTATTTACGATATC
This Bacillus mycoides DNA region includes the following protein-coding sequences:
- a CDS encoding PDZ domain-containing protein, with the translated sequence MEAWIFEILRAVGRFFLHPAVYVFLISSIFVGYLRILRERKDFSFKVYDIWFELRTTLFAGMGYGLIVSIITIGLGLVVSKASLWAILLWTLLFGLTAMYRYLSVAYTFGIAIALVLLSSKMPVSFLQLGEGEEGTIVSLAILLGVMLVVEGLLISKNAVRYSTPKIKKGKRGLRIGLHESNRLWLVPVFILIPGDAVTGFISWWPVVSIGSTTYSLFLVPFLIGFMRKVRSYEPTEALLFTGRRVYGLAGLVLVLGVASYWWHVLAIIAMGVAMLGRFTISMQEKIADEKRPAYFAARNDGLVVLDTIPNTIGAEMNLKPGEVITKVNGVIPRSTEEFYDALQTKTTGAFCKLEVVDTNGELRLAQTALYAGGHHELGVVFVQQEHEWDSEAM
- a CDS encoding S41 family peptidase — translated: MKRRVAIIGMVVAFLIGAGGMFGGMYWFGINPAYVTQTVSNGNAGTAQGNLAKINEAYALIDSRYVEDVKDDKLVEGAIQGMLSTLKDPYSTYMDKETAKQFSQSLDPELEGIGAEVNKTDGKLIIVSPIKGSPAEKIGIKPNDQILSVDGNSVKDLSREEAVLKIRGKKGTTVAIEIKRAGVADPIVFKIKREKIPIFTVFSSVKQESGKDIGYMQITSFAENTAKEFKDQLKELEKKHIAGLVIDVRGNPGGYLNSVEDILGDIMTDKKPMLQVEQRNGEKKKFSTELKERKPYPISVLIDNGSASASEILAGALKEGEGYDLIGEKTFGKGTVQQAVPFKDGSNIKLTMFKWLTPDGNWIHKKGIAPTVEVKQPDYYHATPIQIEKTLSYNSNDVQVKHAQEMLKSLGYVPGREDGYFSKETESALKAFQNANEMEATGQLDKKTAEALQNKIIEKIRSGENDLQLQTALKLIAK
- the ftsX gene encoding permease-like cell division protein FtsX encodes the protein MKAKTLSRHLREGVKNLSRNGWMTFASVSAVTVTLLLVGVFLAAIMNMNHFATKVEQDVEIRVHIDPAAKEADQKKLEEDMSKIAKVDSIKYSSKEEELKRLIKSLGDSGKTFELFEQDNPLKDVFVVKAKEPTDTAAIAKKIEKMQFVSNVQYGKGQVEKLFDTVKTGRNIGIALIAGLLFTAMFLISNTIKITIYARSTEIEIMKLVGATNWFIRWPFLLEGLFLGVLGSIIPIGLILVIYNSLQGVFNEKLGGTIFELLPYNPFVFQLAGLLVLIGALIGMWGSVMSIRRFLKV